In a single window of the Streptomyces cinnabarinus genome:
- a CDS encoding AMP-binding protein has protein sequence MLTPSDLLPDVPGATSARFATRLAAHGDRTALVTADGELSYRRLAEKVTRTAARLGGRRRLVLLAATHTTDVLVTYLAALSAGHPVLLVPGDNAAAVRSLTAAYDPDIVVSTDTSGGLRLDERRAVSAHDLHPDLALLLSTSGSTGSPKLVRLSYDNLQANAESIADYLGIREDDRAATTLPLHYCYGLSVVNSHLLRGAGLVLTDRSVADAGFWDLFRAARATTFAAVPYTFDLLDRIGFADLPLPHLRYITQAGGRLAPDRVAHYAELGRREGWDLYVMYGQTEATARMAYLPPHLAATRPEAIGVPVPGGSFQLEPHPDWPDEDTGELVFSGPNVMLGYAERPADLALGRTTDALRTGDIARRAPDGLYEIVGRSSRFAKIAGLRIDPERVESLLRRRGHSALCAGGDDVLLVAVTGPADADTIRRTVTGEYGLPPRAVAVHVLPELPRLATGKPDYQAVRRLGGDAGPPPEAPADLRRLYARILDRPDVTEDDSFVSLGGDSLSYVEMSLNLEETLGHLPPDWHTTPIRDLRRPEPPAPSRKRALETGIALRAAAIVLIVGSHIHVIYVKGGAHLLLALAGYNLARFHLTPSAERRERVRHGLRSIARIVLPSLAWIALVVPLTDDYGLSNLFLLHSVLGPHDSETAMHFWFIEALTYILVGTIALLGLRAVDRAERRFPFALPMSIAALGLVTRYDLPGLQDLGHVPSAVVIFWLFALGWAAAKADSTRQRVLVTVVALATIPGFFPGEPFRDAVVAAGFVLLVWVRRLPSRGWINSAAGVLASSSLYIYLTHWQIYPLIDDFSGWLALLASLLFGIGYATLANRGMRWAAGVRKRRSGVSCGHA, from the coding sequence GTGCTCACCCCCTCCGACCTGCTGCCCGACGTCCCGGGCGCCACATCCGCCCGGTTCGCCACACGCCTCGCCGCCCACGGCGACCGTACGGCCCTGGTCACCGCGGACGGCGAACTGTCGTATCGCCGGCTGGCCGAAAAGGTCACCCGTACGGCCGCGCGCCTCGGCGGCCGACGGCGCCTGGTGCTGCTGGCCGCCACCCACACGACCGATGTGCTGGTCACCTACCTGGCCGCGCTCAGCGCCGGCCACCCGGTCCTGCTGGTCCCCGGCGACAACGCCGCGGCCGTACGGTCCCTGACCGCCGCCTACGACCCCGACATCGTGGTGAGCACCGACACCTCGGGCGGGCTGCGCCTGGACGAACGGCGCGCGGTCTCCGCGCACGACCTCCACCCCGACCTGGCGCTGCTGCTGAGCACCTCCGGCTCCACCGGCTCGCCCAAACTGGTCCGGCTGTCGTACGACAACCTCCAGGCCAACGCCGAGTCCATCGCCGACTACCTGGGCATCCGCGAGGACGACCGCGCCGCCACCACGCTGCCGCTGCACTACTGCTACGGCCTGTCGGTGGTCAACAGCCATCTCCTGCGGGGTGCCGGACTGGTCCTGACCGACCGCTCCGTCGCCGACGCCGGCTTCTGGGACCTCTTCCGCGCCGCCCGCGCCACCACCTTCGCCGCGGTCCCGTACACCTTCGACCTGCTGGACCGGATCGGCTTCGCCGACCTGCCGCTGCCCCATCTGCGCTACATCACCCAGGCGGGCGGCCGCCTCGCCCCCGACCGGGTCGCCCACTACGCCGAACTGGGCCGGCGCGAGGGCTGGGACCTGTACGTGATGTACGGCCAGACCGAGGCCACCGCCCGCATGGCCTATCTGCCGCCGCACCTCGCCGCGACCCGCCCCGAGGCGATCGGCGTCCCCGTACCCGGCGGCTCCTTTCAGCTGGAACCGCACCCCGACTGGCCGGACGAGGACACGGGCGAGCTGGTCTTCTCGGGCCCCAACGTCATGCTGGGCTACGCCGAGCGCCCCGCCGACCTCGCCCTCGGCCGCACCACCGACGCCCTGCGCACGGGCGACATCGCCCGGCGCGCACCGGACGGGCTGTACGAGATCGTCGGCCGCAGCAGCCGCTTCGCGAAGATCGCCGGTCTGCGGATCGACCCGGAGCGCGTGGAGTCACTGCTGCGGCGGCGCGGCCACAGCGCGCTGTGCGCGGGCGGCGACGACGTCCTGCTGGTGGCGGTGACGGGTCCGGCCGACGCGGACACGATCCGCCGCACCGTGACCGGCGAGTACGGTCTCCCGCCCCGGGCGGTGGCCGTGCACGTCCTGCCCGAACTGCCCAGACTGGCCACCGGCAAGCCCGACTACCAGGCAGTACGAAGGCTGGGCGGCGACGCCGGTCCCCCGCCCGAAGCGCCCGCCGACCTGCGCCGGCTGTACGCCCGGATCCTCGACCGGCCGGACGTCACCGAGGACGACAGCTTCGTCTCCCTGGGCGGCGACTCACTGTCGTACGTGGAGATGTCGCTGAACCTGGAGGAGACCCTCGGCCACCTGCCCCCCGACTGGCACACCACTCCCATCCGCGACCTCCGCCGCCCCGAGCCGCCGGCACCGTCACGCAAGCGCGCACTGGAGACGGGCATCGCGCTGCGGGCCGCGGCGATCGTCCTGATCGTCGGCTCGCACATCCATGTCATCTACGTGAAGGGCGGCGCCCATCTCCTGCTCGCGCTGGCGGGGTACAACCTCGCGCGCTTCCACCTCACCCCGTCCGCGGAGCGCCGCGAGCGGGTCCGGCACGGGCTGCGCAGCATCGCCCGGATCGTGCTGCCGAGCCTGGCCTGGATCGCCCTCGTCGTCCCTCTCACCGACGACTACGGCCTCTCCAACCTCTTCCTGCTGCACAGCGTCCTCGGGCCGCACGACAGCGAGACGGCCATGCACTTCTGGTTCATCGAGGCGCTGACGTACATCCTGGTGGGCACGATCGCCCTGCTCGGTCTGCGCGCGGTGGACCGCGCCGAGCGACGCTTCCCCTTCGCGCTGCCGATGTCGATCGCGGCGCTGGGCCTCGTCACCCGCTACGACCTGCCCGGACTCCAGGACCTCGGCCATGTCCCCTCCGCGGTCGTCATCTTCTGGCTGTTCGCGCTGGGCTGGGCGGCGGCGAAGGCGGACAGCACGCGGCAGCGCGTTCTGGTGACCGTGGTGGCGCTGGCCACGATCCCGGGCTTCTTCCCCGGCGAACCGTTCCGGGACGCGGTCGTCGCGGCCGGTTTCGTCCTGCTGGTGTGGGTGCGCCGGCTGCCGAGCCGCGGGTGGATCAACTCCGCGGCCGGGGTCCTGGCGAGCAGCTCCCTGTACATCTACCTGACGCACTGGCAGATCTACCCCCTGATCGACGACTTCTCCGGCTGGCTGGCCCTGCTCGCCTCCCTCCTGTTCGGCATCGGGTACGCGACGCTGGCCAACCGGGGCATGCGATGGGCGGCGGGGGTACGGAAACGCAGGTCAGGCGTATC